The sequence below is a genomic window from Theobroma cacao cultivar B97-61/B2 chromosome 6, Criollo_cocoa_genome_V2, whole genome shotgun sequence.
GTCACTTAAGAGCTACTACTTGTTACATCACAGTTGTAAGAAAATGAGAGCAAAAATAAAGTATGGCGATTGTTAAATATTGTATTGCCTTTGCTTGCATCGAATTAGCAGCCGCCGGTAGAGACTTTCTACCTAAAAAGGCACGTTAAGTGAACCATCATGCTTGTAAgcaaatctttttttttttttttttttttgaagatctTATGCAGTGCAATCACCATTGTGACTCACAGAATGAAAACAGATTCATTCTACCCTGTAAGTTAATGACCAAACTATAACAACAAACCTTGTCCAAGAACAAGGGCTTCACAGCCTTTGACTACATGAATCCTTTTCCATGGTTTTGATCTCTCGACTGACACATTGTAGCAACCTAACAAGTAACATGATGCTCAAGACCGATAAATTAgaagattttcaaaaataaaatggaaatgAATTAGTATAACAGAACATGTCAACAGCTACAATGAAAAGAATTAGTTATAAGGGATAACTTAGGTCCAGCTGTAGCAAGAGTTTCACTAAGCAAACTCCTTGTTATGTATTTCTTGCCAAGACATCCCTAATGAGTTGTTTTGGTGCTGCAATAGATAAATGAAACAAAGATCATGAGATGAAAACAAAGACTATGAATAGATTAGTAGAACAAGAATCTGGGGTAGAGAATTCTTTGAATCCGGTCAATCATTGGCTTCATCTTACCAGGCAAACCAGTGAACATCTCGAACTGTACAAATGCTTGATTGATGAACATCTGCGTTCCATATACAATAGTGGCTCCAGACTCCTGTGCTTCTCTTAGGAGTCTGGTTAACTTTGGAGTGTAAACGGCATCAAAGACCAATGAGTAGTGTTTCAAAGCTTCCTTGGATACGGGTGTCTCATCAATTCTTGGTTTCATTCCAACAGATGTAGTATTAACCAGATCCAGGTGTTGCACCACTGGATGCTCTTAATCCCTCTTCAATAGCTTCAATAGCTCCAAGGTAGTCAATATTGTAACCAATCAATTTGCCATCAGTTCTTCTCTTGATCATGCAACTAATTTGCTCCTATTGACTTGGCAACGGGATCAACCTCATCACAGCATTTAGGTCCACCCTCCTTGTGAGGAATACTATAGCTGTATCCAGCAAAATCAGGAGATGAATAAGTGGTGATGAAGTTTGAGACATTGTCAACCAACAAAGGTAGATATATTCCATTGAAACTGGTGGATCTAAATGCTGCATTGTAGAGGAAAGGACTGTTGCTGTGACCAATAGGATTTCCAATAACACCATGTACTTTGGTATCAGGTCCAATATGCCTCATATTGTATAAATCCAACAATTCCTTCACGGTTGGTTGCCCAGGGGCTGTATTACTCCTGCCTCAAGTGTACTAAAAGTGAGAAACCCCCCAAATTTTGCAGCAAGGATCCTTGACATCAAACCCCTCTCACCCATAACAGGTCCTATCATTGGGACTTGAGACAGGGAAACTAGTAAACAAATCTATAAACTGATATAGATAATATCCCCTCAGTCTTTCATCTTCTGATTGTTATTAAAACCGACTGCAACATATATGGAGACATCTATTTATCAGGAAGCAGCAGCTCCTCTCGTTCCTGGTTCCCAATATCAACGGCAATGAATCAAATTACCTTGAAATTCAAATAGTTAACAAGTCCCTTACCGTTCTTCAAGCATTGGCTTTCGTTTCTTCAGCGTCATTTTCTTTACCTATATATATACTGGATTattatagaaaataaatttgtagTCGTCACTAACAACATCATAACCAAACCCAAATCTAAGTTCGCAAGTCCAAAATCATCTGCAAGTTTTGATAATACTCAATGCTTCTTGTTGGATTCCATAAAGCAAATACATCCTAAACTGAAATCATTCAAAGCAAGCAAGCCACGACCTAGATGGCTACTAAAATGGATAATACAGTCGAATCATATTACCTAGTGACACCAGGTTTGTATGAGAATGAGGCTGAGATAGGAGCTTGTCTTGAATGAGTACTGGTTGAGATGGAGCTTGATCAAATAAGGGCTGTCAATTAGAGAGCACCATAACTTGGGAAAGCATCTCAAGGGCAGGAGATTCTTAACAGGCAGACGGCTTAATTCCGCCTTGACAATATCCAATGGTAGCTTCAACATTGATGCTCAAATGAAGTAATCAAGAATGTTATTATTAAAAAGGCTTTAACCAAATGGTTTTTCACCAAAGTAACAAACCGCACTTTTTAAAGAAAGCTCAGGAAATAAACCTCAGAAACCTGTATCCCTTTGAAACCATAAGGCCTTTACTTCTTCAATTAGGGACTCCATTACCCATTTTCTCCCCCATTTCCAAAGCCACATTCCAAATTCCGAACTAAATCGGAGATCTAGTTTCTATTTATACAGCCATCAAATCCCTGAATCAATAGTGGAAATCTGTTAGAAATCTACAGAGATATCGCAACTTCTTAGAGATTTAACAGCATTGACCACATTAAGGGAAACAAGAGGTTCACAGGCttcttaaaaattgaaaactgAACTAGAAAAAAAGATACAAGGAAATTTGGAAGGaaagtcatttttttttcatagaaAGGACGAGCACAAAAGACACCCACAATTCTACAACCCAACAAGCAAGCTGAAACAAAAACTTGTCGAATGCCTTTGACAAACTAAAGACCATGTCATGCATCTGTAGCCTTATCCCTCTCCCCGGTTTTCCCTTCCCTGCCGATATGAAGGCCGCTCTCAATCTTACAAGTGACCTCATCAGCCACAGCCTTCACTTTCCCACTAGGTCCATTTCGAGGAACTGAATCATTCTCTTCATGATTCACCAAGCCTATCTGCCATATTCTAATGGTACCATCTTCAGATCCTGAAGCATAGGATTCCCCTCCAGGTGAGAAACGTACACAGTGGACAGGACCATGGTGACCCTTGTTGCAACCTACACGCATAAAGCACAACACGATTAGAACTCTTACCACTATGACAAACACCAACAAAGGAAACATCATCTAATCAGTTCTATGCGCTACATAAAAACTATTAAGCACAGGCCACCTGCTATTCTAATGGGATCTATCCTTTATATTTctcagattttttttatttttttgacttGCAGCAAAGCTATCATTTGAGTTTTTGTTACATGGAGTATTAAAGAACACATTATGATGCACTTTCATAGGGCACCCAAACACCATCTGAACATGAGatctaaatatttaaaataaacagcATTCAGCAGTAACTAAACATTGCCAAGTATCAAAAAGCTAGACAGCCATTCAAAGACAATGATAAAATGATCGCATTAGCTATTATTGAAGCCTTCATCAATATTGTTGCTCATCTCACAATATCAAGGGGCACCTACCAATCTCTTCTCCAGTATGGAAATCAAACACATGGACCCACATGTCTTCTCCTCCAGCAATGAACTTATTGCCATGCTTTGGTTCCAATGAAGCTGATTCTACATTGCATGGCATGTAGTAGCTTTTAACCAATCCAAAACTAATAAGAGCAAATACACGTCAGCAGCCATGGTGTCAAAAGAACAGAGTCTGCAAAAGTAGTCCAGCTCAAAACTTACTGATTTGCATCCCAAAACTTAACAGTAGATCCATCAGCAGTGGTTATATAGCGACCATCCTGACTCACTTCAGCACTGGTGACAGGTGATTTGGTCTCAAGTGTTTGAACAATTTTGCCACTTCTTAAATCCCACAACCTATACAGTTAAGTTTACAGGTAACAAGGTTTAGGAAGTCAAGTAGACAAACATATCACTGCTATAGTAAAGATAAAGACAGTATAAATGGATGTCTTACcacaaatttcttttattaaatttttaataaactaATGCATCAAAGGTTCATAAAACCTCCAAAACCATCCAATATGGTAGACATGTGTGtgtctatatatatttatatatatatatatagaatacGTGATCAATAAGTCAATAAACTAAACTGAGATCTCtcatttgttctttttcttaactttcCTAAATTCCATCAAGTATCTAGGAAAAATTACAGCTGACTAAAAAACAATTTATGAAGTCAATCACCGAATGGTGGGACCAGCATTTTCTTCAGCTAAGTAAACTCAACCCAAGGAATGTTCTGTAATAAGGATGCATAAATGCAAAGTGCCCAAAAATTTCCATGCTTGACTTTTAAACTTAAGAAACAATGTGCATCCATTAAACTAATGACAACACATGCAGATAATAGTCCACCTATAAGACACCTTATCTCAAAGTCCTCAAGTGACACAATACTATTTCAAGACATATATGATACCTGTGACAAATCAAATATCTTGTCTAAAACAAACTCCtaacttgaaaaagaaatcataTCAGTTGAACAAAATCATACCTAACACCACTAGTATCAGTACAAGAACTTAAGATGGTCTGGTCACTGTGGAGCCATGCAACAGTTCGAATTGAACCAGGAGAATTACCCACTTCTCTTGGCAGTGCATCTGGACGattcaaatcaaatattcGAAGAATTTTCTCAAGTCCGCCCGTAGCTAGAAGGTGTGTATCCTGtacaaataataatttacTCAGATGTAAATTAATTGCAATCTAAACTCATTGAAGAGTTTATTAATGAACCAGGAATGTAAGTGCAAGAGGCAAGAAGTTAATTGCAATCTAAATTCactattatatattaaataaaacctacatttaaaaatatgtgaaggtcccatgaaaaaaaaaaaaccattaaaaGACTCTGCAACTTTAGTCCAACAACAAGAAGAAATACAACCTTCTTGCAATAATGTctaaagcaaagaaaaaagtaGTGCTTATATATTATCACAAAATTAAGTTGGTCATGGGAAATAAATCTGATATACTTGTTAGCCCACAATGGGCACTACATAAGCATTAAATGCAGATCTATAGTtataataaaaggaaaaaaaaaaaaagaaatattccaatggaaaaataattaagtacTACCTCTGAAAAGGAACATGCTCGAACAATATGCTTGTGTTCAAAAGAGTGCAATTCATCTCCGGTCAATGCATCCCATAATTTCCTGGAAATATtggaggaaaataataaatcccACATCTCAATTACCATCATTACTGACAATTATACTAcaagggagagaaagagagaataagaagaaaagcttcatacatatataattCCTTATTTTCTATACTTAGAATGGTAATTGCACTTTGGTAATAATGCCATTTTAGAAGAGATCTCCAGAAAAGGTTATAGTAGATAtcttttaatcattaataCAATTAGCATAAGTGAATCAACTGAACTTACCAAATACAAAAATTTCTAACACACCTGACATAACCAATCACATAGAGCATAGATTTTTCATGCtgcatgtgtgtgtgtgtgtgtgtgtgttttcaTCTCAGAAAACATCAATGTTACtacataaagaaaaagagagcaaTTCTTCCAATGGCAATCATGCTCTTCTTTTTACTTAATCAACatagtgaagaaaaaaaaacaatttgcAAAGCCAACACTCAAGCTCACTAACATACTTCCCCTCACAACTAGTTAATGA
It includes:
- the LOC18595794 gene encoding serine-threonine kinase receptor-associated protein gives rise to the protein MEKRKAAVPLVCHGHSRPVVDLFYSPITPDGFFLISASKDSSPMLRNGETGDWIGTFEGHKGAVWSSCLDTNALRAASASADFSAKLWDALTGDELHSFEHKHIVRACSFSEDTHLLATGGLEKILRIFDLNRPDALPREVGNSPGSIRTVAWLHSDQTILSSCTDTSGVRLWDLRSGKIVQTLETKSPVTSAEVSQDGRYITTADGSTVKFWDANHFGLVKSYYMPCNVESASLEPKHGNKFIAGGEDMWVHVFDFHTGEEIGCNKGHHGPVHCVRFSPGGESYASGSEDGTIRIWQIGLVNHEENDSVPRNGPSGKVKAVADEVTCKIESGLHIGREGKTGERDKATDA